TGCTCGGTCCTCGTCTGGTAGTACTCGGGCGTGTCGCAGATCTGGTCGAAGAGCTTCGAGCCCCTCTCGTCATAGAAGTGCTTGGGAGGCAGAGATTTTGGCTTCCGACCAAGACCTTTCCTTACGTCGTCGGCGAGGGTCGAACCTTCGCCGGGGCGCACGTGGACGTCCACCACCAGCCGCTGCGAGGCTTCACGGTCGTTCTCGATCCGGCGCATGATCCCTCCCCCGAGAGAAGCGGCTCTCTTCCTTGCTATCAGCATCGAATTACGGCGCCAAATACGGTGTGTGTCCCGGTGAACGGGAGCATCCCCCATGCCGGCGAGCCGGCGCCCGGGCGTCCCGAAGCGGACGCGCCCCCGTCGGGTCCACCCTCCAGCGCCGAAAATCCAGCGCGCGGACGCGCTCCCCGCGAACGAGATAGAGTCTCGGACGTATGTGCAGGCTCCTCGGCTACCTCGGCCCCCAGGTGCCTCTCGGCTCATTGATCGCCGAGAGGCCCCACTCCCTCGTCCGGCAGAGCTACCTGCCGCGCGAGCTGCGCAGCGCCACGGTGAACGCCGACGGCTGGGGAGCCGGCTTCTACGTGGACGGCGAGCGTGAGCCCTGCCTCTACGCGAGCACCTCGCCCATCTGGGCGGACGCGAACCTGCCCCACCTGGGTAGGGCGATCCGATCGGGCTGCGTCGTCGCCGCGGTCCGGAGCGCGACCGAGCCGTCGAGCATCGCGCAGGCGAACACCCAGCCCTTCGCCAGGGGCCGGCTCGCCTTCCTCCACAACGGCTTCATCGCGCGCTTCCGCCAGACGGTGCAGCGCCGGCTCTGCGCCTCTCTCTCGGACGCGACCTACGCGGGGATCGCGGGGACCAGCGACTCCGAGCACCTCTTCGCGCTGATCGCCGAGCGGCTGGGAGCGCGCGAGGGAGCGGAGGCGATGCGTGACGCCGCCGCTCGGGCCGTCGCGGACGTGAGCGCCTGGGCGGTGGAGGCGGGGAGCGAGGCCCACTTCTCGATCGTCCTCGCCGACGGCGAGTCGCTGGTCGCCCTGCGATCGTCGACGGGCGGCGATCCGCCGAGCCTCTACGTGCTCCACGACCGAGACACGGCGACGCCCCACGTGCTCGTCGCGTCGGAGCCCCTCGACGGGGCAGCCGGGTGGCGGCCGGTGGCGCCGAACCGGACGATCGTCGCCACCTTGGGCGACGGGCTTCGAGACGAGCCGCTCTGAGCCGGAGCGAAGCCGCCTTCACACGCTCTGGAGGGGAACGCCATGGACGACCTCGAGCAGGGGCTGGAGGAGGCACGGCGCTCGACCTTGCGCCTCGTGGAAGGTCTCACCGACGCCGAGGCGCGGACGCAATACGACCCGGCCTTCTCGCCGCTCGCGTGGCACCTGGGCCACGTCGCCTGGCAGGAGGAGCGCTGGGCCCTTCGCCATGTCGGAGGGCAGGAGCCGATCGATCCGCGCCTCGACGGGATCTACGACACCTTCGTGAGCGAGAAGAGGAGCCGCGGGCGAAGGCTCCCGCCTCTCGAGGCGATCCGCGCCTACGCCGCTCGCGTACGGGAGAGCTCCCTGGAGCTCCTCCGCCATGCCGATCCTCCGGCGCACGGCACCTTTCGCTTCCTCGCCGGCCACGAGCACCAGCACGCCGAGACCATGGCGGTGGTGCGGCTCCTGGCTGGCCTTCCCCTCGATTCGGCCGGCTTCGCAATGCCGGCCACGCCACCGGCGCCGACGGGACCCGCCTTCGTCGAGATCCCGGCCGGGTCCTTCGTCCTCGGGGCACAGGGAGATCTCCACGCTTGGGACAACGAGGCGAAGGCCCACCCGGTCGAGCTGCCCGCCTACCGGATCGCCCGCGATCCCGTGACCAACGCCGACTGGCTCGCCTTCATGGACGACGGCGGCTACGCCGACGATCGCCTCTGGGACGACGACGGCAGGCGCTGGCGGAACGAGGCCAAGGCCGTGGCGCCGCTCCACTGGAGCCGATCCCCCTCCGGGTGGACGCGGCGGACGCTCCTCGGGCAGCGCCCGGTGGATCCCACGCATCCGGTGGCCCACGTCTCCTGGCACGAGGCGTCTGCCTTCGCCCGCTTCGCCGGCGCGAGGCTCCCCACCGAGGCGGAGTGGGAGCGGGCGGCCTCGTGGGCGCAGGGCGCGAAGCGGCGCTGGCCGTGGGGCGAGGGAGCGCCGCCTGATGGTGTGAACATCGGATTGACTATAGGTGACACGTCGCCCTGTGAGGCGCACGCGGCCTCTCCCTGCGGCGCGAGGGCCCTCGCCGGCAACGTCTGGGAGTGGACCTCGAGCTTCTTCGACGCGTACCCGGGCTTCACCGCCGGCGCCTACCGCGGCTACAGCCTGCCCTGGTTCGGCGAGGAGCACCGGGTGCTCCGCGGAGGATGCCACCTCACGCATCCCTCGATCGCCCGCACCACCTTCCGCAACTGGTTCGTGCCGGGGATGCGCGCGTACCCCTCCGGCCTTCGGCTGGCCGAATCCCCCTGAAACGAAGAAAGCCGCCCAGGGGGGCGGCTCTCTTCACTCAGAAAACGGCTCGAAGCGCTCAGCTCTTCGGCTGGGAGACGCTCTTGCCGGCTTCCTTCCAGCCCATGATGCCGGCAGGGAGCACGTTCACGTCGGTGTAGCCCGCGGCGAGGGCGCGCTCGGCCGCCACGTGCGACGCGGTGCAGCGGGTGTTCGCGCAGTAGAAGACGAGCTTGGCGTTCTTGTCCGCCGGGAGCTCCTTGGCCGTGTCGTACTGGCTCGCCGAGGACAGGAGGATCGCGCCGGGGATCACGCCCATCTTCGAGCGGACGTCGGCGTTGTTCACGTCGAAGATCGTCGCCTTGCCCGAGACCGCGGCCAGCTCCTCGAGCGACATCATCTTCCAGGAGGCCTTCGCCTCCTTGGCCTGGTGGTGGGGGCACTCGGTGCCCTTCTCGGCGCAGGCGGCCTTGTCGCAGGTGGCGTGATCGCAGGACGCGTGGCCTTCGGCGTGGCCGGGGCAGGCGAGGGCGAGGGAAGGCACCGCGAGAGCGGCTGCGGCGGCGAGGGCGAGGAAGAGCTTCGACACGTCGGACCTCCAGCGAAAGATTCGGGAAGGACATAGTACGGCCGGCGCCGCCGCCGCAAGGGAACCGGCCCTATGCGGGCCCATCGAAACCGACCGCTACCGGAAGGGACGCACCACCTCGCCCTTGCGGCCCGCCTCCCGGAGCTCCACCCCCTGGCCGTAGAGTTTGCTGGCGTCCGGGAGCACCAGGTAGCCGACGGGCTGGGATTTCCGGGCCCGCCGCGACACCGCGTCCTGCACGCCCTTGAAGATCCGTTCGAAGATCGGCGCCTTCTGGACCCGGCGCTGGGTGTCGCCCGAGACGTGGAGCTCCGCCCAGAGCTGGCCGCTGCGGAGCACCTTCTCGTCGGCGTCGTAGAGCGAGCGCTCGAAGAAGATCACCGGCGAGACCACCTCGAGGATCATCAGCTTCCCCTTGTCGGGGCCTCGCTTGACCTTGTCGACCGTGATCGGCCCCGCGGCTGGCGCACCCAGGTAATAGGCCTCCTCCTCGAGGGTGCCCGCGAGCGCCTCGTCCACCTTGGGAGCCTGCCATTTCGGAGGGACGATCCGCGGGTAGAGCTCCAGCTCCAGGGGAGCCAGGTCGCGCAGGAAGGCCGCCTCGTCCTCGGGGCCCATGAAGAATCGGATCAGGTTCGCCATGCGGCGCACCATAGCGCTTCCGCAGGGCGATCCGTGGGAACTGTCGGCGAAAACGATCATCCGCTCGCCACGAGACCGGTCGAATGGTAGCGTTAGTTTTTGAACATACTAACGTCGCGAGACTCCGTTCCGCCGTAGCCGAAAGGGTTGGGCAGTATGCGGTTGAGCTTCACTCACTCCGTCGATGGCAAGCCGTTTGTCGGCGCGCTCCTCGTTCTCGCTCTCGTCGCCCTGCCGGGCGCTGCGAGTGCGGCCTACTACACGGCGATCCAGACGCCCAACACCTTCCAGGCGATGCCGCTCCCGAACGGCGCCGCGGTCACGTCGTACGGATCCTCGCAGTTCAAGGGCTGGAGCTACTCGCCGAACGAGCTCCCGATCACGCTCCCCTTCCAGGTGGGCTTCTTCGGCCAGTCGTACGGCGTGGCCAACGTGCTGGGGAAGGGCATGTTGACCTTCGGCACCCAGTACCCCACGACGGGGAGCGGAAGCTCCGGGCAGCGCGCGATTCCGAGCACGTCGACGACGCCGCACAACTTCGTCGCGGTCTGGTGGGACCAGATCGTCTGCAATGACACCTCGGGCTCGGACGCGGGCGGACCGATCCAGACCCAGGTGATCGGCACCGCGCCGAGCCGGAACTTCGTCATCCAGTGGACCACGTGCCGCCGGTACGCCGGCTCCGGGGTGTTCACGGCCCAGGTCTGGCTGACCGAGGGCTCCGACGAGATCGCGGTCCACTACGGTCCCGTCACCGGGTCCGGCTCGACCTCCTGGAGCGCATCCATGGGGATCGAGAACCTCGACGGTTCGGATGGCACGTTCGGTCCTTCGGCAAGCGGCCAGAACTGCAATCCCACCTGCGGCCCGACCAACTTCCCGACGAACACCAAGGTGACCTACAGCTCCGGGCCGAGCCTCGCGGTGCAGTCCGTCACGGCGCCGACCGAGACGTTCACCGGGCTCCCGATCTCCGTCAGCGCGGTGGTGAAGAACCAGGGTGGCAAGCCCGCGCAGGGCTTCACCGCTCGCGTGCTCGTGAACACGGAGCCTGCCTTGACCTCTTCGGCGCGAGAGCTGGCCGTCGACTCCGGGACCTATGACGCCGCGCCGGGCCAGACCGTCGCGTTCGACTTCGAGGTTCGCCTCCCGGTCGACCTGCAGGAGGGCACCTACTACGTCCTCGTCGAGGCGGATCCCT
The Vulgatibacter incomptus DNA segment above includes these coding regions:
- the egtC gene encoding ergothioneine biosynthesis protein EgtC, yielding MCRLLGYLGPQVPLGSLIAERPHSLVRQSYLPRELRSATVNADGWGAGFYVDGEREPCLYASTSPIWADANLPHLGRAIRSGCVVAAVRSATEPSSIAQANTQPFARGRLAFLHNGFIARFRQTVQRRLCASLSDATYAGIAGTSDSEHLFALIAERLGAREGAEAMRDAAARAVADVSAWAVEAGSEAHFSIVLADGESLVALRSSTGGDPPSLYVLHDRDTATPHVLVASEPLDGAAGWRPVAPNRTIVATLGDGLRDEPL
- the egtB gene encoding ergothioneine biosynthesis protein EgtB, translated to MDDLEQGLEEARRSTLRLVEGLTDAEARTQYDPAFSPLAWHLGHVAWQEERWALRHVGGQEPIDPRLDGIYDTFVSEKRSRGRRLPPLEAIRAYAARVRESSLELLRHADPPAHGTFRFLAGHEHQHAETMAVVRLLAGLPLDSAGFAMPATPPAPTGPAFVEIPAGSFVLGAQGDLHAWDNEAKAHPVELPAYRIARDPVTNADWLAFMDDGGYADDRLWDDDGRRWRNEAKAVAPLHWSRSPSGWTRRTLLGQRPVDPTHPVAHVSWHEASAFARFAGARLPTEAEWERAASWAQGAKRRWPWGEGAPPDGVNIGLTIGDTSPCEAHAASPCGARALAGNVWEWTSSFFDAYPGFTAGAYRGYSLPWFGEEHRVLRGGCHLTHPSIARTTFRNWFVPGMRAYPSGLRLAESP
- a CDS encoding rhodanese-like domain-containing protein — its product is MSKLFLALAAAAALAVPSLALACPGHAEGHASCDHATCDKAACAEKGTECPHHQAKEAKASWKMMSLEELAAVSGKATIFDVNNADVRSKMGVIPGAILLSSASQYDTAKELPADKNAKLVFYCANTRCTASHVAAERALAAGYTDVNVLPAGIMGWKEAGKSVSQPKS